Below is a genomic region from Pseudomonas extremaustralis.
TACCTCATAACAATAAGTCTCTGCGGAGCCAAGCCGAGAGATGACCCGGATGGTGCGCCAGGCTGCCCGAAATATATTGTCACTCCGCCAGAAGACAATATAGGGATATATTGGATAGCATACATACTTGTGCCGCCGGTATCATAGTTTGCAATTGGGACGCAGACAGCAGAATGGGTGGAAGGATCGACGCCCGGTATAGATATATACCTTGTATATCCCGGACTTGGTTGACCTGATTGAACTACCGCTGAATATATAACCCTTACTGTAAAGGAGTTCTCATCCAACTCAAGGGAGCCGGTCGGCCCCCATATTCTCATTCCGAAGCTCATGCCGTCAGATCCCCGAGTTGCACTCGCTTGACATTGTTTTCGTCGTAGACCTTGATCGCCCGGTTGGTCATCGTCAGGCGCCCGCCACCAGGTGCCGGCCCGTTGAACTCCAGATTCCCCGCTTTATCAAGGCGCCATCCCTGTACACCGGCGACGTAGTTGTCCGATTCCAGCGCCTGCCCGATCTTGAGCATGGTGATACTGCCGTCCTGGATGAAGGTAGAGCGCATGAAGACCTGACCGTTATCCACCGTGAACGGCGTGAATGCCTGTCCGCCGGACAGCGTGCTGACGATGGAGAAGCGATCAGCGCTCACCAGGAACTGACTCTGAAGTACGCCCTCCTCATCCTGCTCAATACCCAGTCCAAACCCGGCAGCGACCAGCTGGCCGTCAGCATTCACCTGCATCTTCACGGAGTACATCGTGGAGAACTTGCCGTCGGTGTCGGCCTGGGCCTGGCTCACGACCTGGACGGCCGCAGAGGTTTCACCGATCTCAGCCCTGACCTGCTGGATGGCCTGCGAAGTAGCCTCTCGGTCGGTGACCACCACGCTTTCGAGTTCGCTCACCGAGCCGCTTACCTCGCCCACCTCGGCGGTGAGTTCGGTCTGCCGTTGCACCATGGCTGCGTTCTGCGAGGCCCGCGTCTTCACCTCCTGTGCGAAGCTCGCCGATGCGTTATAGCCCTGGAGTGCGTCAGCGAGATCGCCCTCTCCTGTATCGTCCCGGTACGCCGACTGCAACGCCTGGAGGCTCGACGCCTGGGCCATGACCGCACCGTCGAGCTCGGTGATGATGGTGGTGTTGATCTCAACCTGGCGCGCCAGTCCGTTGGCAGTGACAAGCACCTGGCCCACGTCCACCCAGTACGCAGCGTTCGGCGGCGAAGTATCGACCGGCACTAACTGCGTGGCCTGGTAGATCCGCTTGCCAACCACCACCAGGTCGCCTTCGAGGTAGACAGACTCAGGGTCGTAGGCCGACAGCCCATCAAGCGCATCAATCTGCGCCTGCAAGCCTGGGATCTTATCGATCTCGTCATTGATGTCCTGGCCCAGCTCCGTGCGGCCTATCTGTCCAGCGATCAGCTCCAACACCGGTGCCGCGTCGGCGCTGGCCTGGCCCATCACGCCATTGCCGTGCGGGTAGAACGGGCCAACGTTGCCGGTGCGGTCCACGAGACGCGCCCAGAAGAAGAACTGCGCTCCAGCCTTGAGGGCCTGCATACTGTAATCAGCCTGCGGATACGCCAGGTCGGCTAGCTTGGTCGCCGCCGCCAGGTCATTTGCCGGGCCATACCACAGCTCGGTGCGCTGGGTGTCTTCGGCGCCAGCAGGAAAGCCCCACTTGATGCCGATGCCGAACAGTTCGCTGGTGGTGGACAGGAACGCCACCGCCGGCGGCAGGCCGACCTTCCCTTCCAGGTTGGTCAGGGCTGAGGCCGTCGGAATCGAGGAAACGTTGAGCGCGCTGACCGCTCGCACCCTGGCCATATACTGCCCGGAGTAGATTCCGCGCACGTCCACCATCAGTTCGGCGGTGCGTGGCACGGTGATCCACTCCCTTGCACCCCACTTCCATTCAACGTCATAAGCAACAGCACCCGGTGCTGCGTCCCAGGCAATGGACATGACCGTCACAGCAATACCCTGCTCAATCACCACGTTCTGGCTGAGCATCACGCGAGCCGGCGCTTCCTGGCTGCCAGCGGGAATACCGGTGATCGGCCTAATGTCGACCACGGCGCCGTTGTCGATCGCGTCAAACTTGCTCGGGTCATGCTGGATAACTTCGAATTGGAACTGGTGCCACTCCGGGCGCGTCACGTTGCGGACGTAGAACTGCATCAGCTTCAGGTCTTCATAATCCAGAATCCACCCGGCTTCCGCCTGAGGCTGTTCGCTGAAATCAGCCATCAGCGTCACGTCTCGGCCAGAGACCGACTTGACCACGCGGCCCTCTGACTTTCCGCTTGGCAGGTTGACCATCAGCCGCGCGCCCACCGGTACTACGGTATCGCGGTCCAGCGTGACCACGCGGCCAGCCGCCGCCGATATCCTGCCGCCGTTGTTGCGTCCAACCAGCATGGGGTCGGCCACAGCGATCACTTGTCCAGGCTTGGGGATATCCCCGTCGAGCCCTACACGAAAGACGGCACCCTGGGTTTGCAGTTTTTCTGTGAGCGCCGCCCACTGCCCGGCGCGCTGGGCCTGGCCCAGGGATGTGCAGCCAATGGCGTCAATCGATGTTTCGCGCACAATCCCGCCAAGCTCGACCATGGCCTCATCGTCGAAGACCGGCTCCTTGTCCGTCTCGAAGCCCTGATCTGGATTGTCCCAGGACACCGTATAAAGGCTGTGCCGGTCGCGGGCGCGGGTGCCTTCGTACTTGATGGCTCCCGAGTTTAGGATCTGCGTTTGGTTGTAGGTGTAGACCGGATCACCCGGCATATCGGCGTTTACCACGATCTGGCTGCCGTCCCAGTAGGCCAAGCCGTGAAAGATTGAGGCTAGGTCCTGCAGCACTGCGTAGGCCTCGGCCTGCTTCTGGAAGTAAAGGTTGCAGGTGAACCGAGGCTCTTGCCCCCCTTTGCCGTCAGGAATCATCTGATCGCAGTACTGCGCAATGCGGTACAGCGCCCAGCGATCAATCATGGTCGCATCGATTCGGTCGCCCAGGCCGTAATAGGGATGAAGCACCAAGTCATAGAAAATGAATGCTGGGTTGTTGGTGTAGGCCTCCTTGAAGGTGCCGTCCCAAATCCCGTTACTTGTGCCGGTCCCTGCTGTGGCGTACGTACGAGTGGCTGCGTCGTAGTTGGCTGGGACACGGATGATGCGCCCGCGCATCAGCACGGCAATCTTGGCGATATCGCCACCAAAGGTCTGCGCGTCGTACTCAATGCATCCTACCGACGTCAGCGGATATTCCTGATCGCTGTCCACAACCTCGGCGATGGCCTTGACGATCATCTGATCAACTACCAGGTCGGAGTTGGCGTTCGGAGTCAGCCGGCGAACCCGGATGGTCCAGCGGCTACCGGCCGGCAACTCGATGCGGTGGGCACGCTCGTACTCGGTGACGTTTTTGCGGTCCACAGCAGAGGCCAGCACCTGCACGTACGGCCCATTGTCGGTGGAGATGTCCACCGCATAATCGATACGGACGCCACTGATGTTGCCCGAGGAATCCTGGCTGCGCAGAGCCGGCCAGCTGAGACGCAGACGAACAGCATCGATCACCGAGTTGGTGATGGTGTGAAGCCATGGCGTGCCGTAGACAAGTTCAGTCTTGACGTCGATTTCGTTGCTTGATTCGGCGATTCCCTCGAGGCGAGTTTGGTTCAACTCACCGGGACGGAACTGCCATTTCACCGTGGGATAGTTGATCGTGCCGTCGGGAGCCTGCACGGGGGTGCCGTTCAGCTTTACGGAGCGCAGCCCATCAACCGGACCAACAATGGGGCCCCAGCTCCAGAGGTAGGTGATTCGCGCGGTGGAGATCGATGGCACACTATTGGAGGCGATGCTCGGCTGCTTCTGCTTGGCCTGGCCGCCCTTTCCGCCAATTACGGCCCGGCGCTTACGAGGTGCTGCGCGGCACGCCTTCTTTGCTACTGCGCTCATGCGCCCTCCAGAATGCAAAAACCCGCCGAAGCGGGTTTGTTGTGGTAACTGAATCAGATGTTGTCTTGGGTGTAGATCCCGCCAGACTCGACTGCCCCGCCGATCTCGCGCTCGCCGTAAAGCAGTGGGTACGGGTTGCCCTGCGCAATAGTCGTCACCGCCCCACCGAAGCCGTAGCTGGGGTTGTTGCCGTCGTCGTTCTTGCCTTCAGCATTGGCTTTTGTTGTAGGGGATAGCATCTGCACTACACCACCTAAGCCAACAGCGGCACCCGCGGCGAGCAGCCCCATACCGAGCGTGGTCGTACTGCCACCAGAAACCAGGCCCGCGACAATCAACACCACACCTAGCAGGGTCTGAAACATGCCCGCCTGTTTGCTCCCCTGAATGATCGGCTGAATACGAATGTCACCTTCGGTACGCCCGACCAGCTCGAGCTCTTGCTCGCTAACGTTGCGCTCGTCGACGAACACCGCGAAGACCATGCCGCGCTCGTGCGCTGTTCGCATGAACTTCTCAAAGCCCGGCTTCATCGCGCACAGTGCCGCTGTGGCGTCGTGAATGCCGTACAGGTCGAGCCGGTACTCCCTGCCAAACTTCTTGCCCAGCACGCCGCCGAGCTTGATGGTACGCATGGTCATGGGCGGTAGTCCTTGTGCCGGAGGATCAATTTCACGCGGTTCGCCATCGACCAACCGTAGATTTCACGAACAGCCAGGCGGCCAGGCATGTGGTGGTAAATGAACGGGCCGGACCCGCCAAGTTTTGGCGCCGGCTCGCTGATGAGCGCCGGCTCATCGCCCAGATAGATCACGGCGTGATTAGGGAAATAGCACTCCCGGCCCGGCGTCGGAATCTGCAACACAAGCATGTCGCCGCGCCGGGCCTCGTTGACCTGATAGAAACCGGTAGCCGCGAAGTTGTCCTCGTAGAGGCTTGGGCCGTCTTTCTGCTCCCACCACAGGTCGGAGCGCTCGAAGTTTGGTAGCTGCAGGCCCGCCTCGCGCGCGTACCAGTCGCGGCACGCGGCCCAGCAGTCAAGCAGCCCATGGGAGAAGTCTCGACCCAACAGCGGTGCCTGGAAACCCGAAGGCTTGAACCACTCAAAGTCACCGCCGGGCCAGCCGACAATGCCCCAGGGCAATTCATGCAGCTCACAGCTGACGCGGTCGGCCATGCTTGGCGCCGGCGCCTTGTCGGGGTGGCTGTGGATGATCGCCAGCACCTCGCCCCGATCTTCCGCCCGGGCCATGTCCTTGTGATCGATCTGGAAGTGTTCACGCGGAGTGGTGGCCAGGTTTCCGCAGGGCACGTATTCACGGCCGGAGGCGGACTTGATCAGCACACCGCAGGCCTCAGCCGGGTAGGCGCGCTCAGCGTGCGCCCGGACCTCATCCTGTAGCTTTTGATTGATGCGCATCGTTACCTCGAGCTTGCTATCAGGCTTGCGCCCATGGACCCACCAAACCGGCGGGTGTTGCCCCGAAGCTTGCAGCTGCTCCACCAGCCTCCGCAGCGGTCAAGAGCAGGGTTGTCCGTTGGCTGGTTCTTCTTGTCGAACATCGCCGTGCCGGTGTAGGCGCAGGCCTCTTGCCGGTACCCACCGCGGCAGGCCCACCGGCAAAGCTTGGTGATCTGCTGGGAAGGCAACATCTGCCCTTCCATGTCGGTGGGGCTCGACAGCGAGAACGTGACCGAGATGCTCGGCAGCGCCTCGGTCTTCTGCTCGATAAACCAGAGATTCGTTTTCGACTGGTTGCTGGCTTCCGGATTGCCGTCGGGAAAGTTGGCGGCATCCAGGAAGTGGCGGAAGGTCTCGATCACCTTGACCCTAGCCCCGGCCAGGTCGCGGAACTGGAAGCACAGGGCTGTGATCGCCCCGCGCACGCCGCCTAGCTCATCATCCACCTGCAGCGTGGGTGTGGCTGGCCGCCCATCGCCGCGGATGTCGAAGCCCTTGGCCTCGATCTGGAGCGGTGAGTAAAGCTGTCCCTGCCAGATTATATCGCCTTCGTGAGCGTGGCCGTGGAAACGCCAGAGCAGGCCGCCAAGGCGCGTAGCGTCCAGCTCGTACAGCCTGATCTGGTTGCCCGGCTCAAGCTTTTGAATGTCGGTGTTGTAATTCATAGGGCCCCAGAAACAATAAACCCCGCACTTGGCGGGGCTTGGTGAGGGTTAAGGTCGGGGATTGAACACTTGTTTGACGGTGAAGGTGACGGTGTAGATCTCCTCGCCAAGGGCTTTTTTCTTGTAGCCGTTGGTGCGGTACCATCCTTCAGGCTCGCCCGGCGGTGCGTACCGGAAGGCCTTGTAGCCTTCGTGCCGATCCAGGAACGCCAAAAGCTCGGGCAATTCCTCGCCCGGCAGATTCTCGCCAGTGTGCACCAGGTTCCAGACCTGACTCTTGGTGTTAAGACCTATGCCGCCGGCCTGAACCATCCCGTCACCGAACTCATTCTCCCAAGTGCGCTGGCTGATATCGCCGTCGGTGCCCACCTCAACATCAAAGGTAAATGTCTCGGCCATCATCGCCTCCACAGCCGGCCACCCTGACGCATCTCCGCGTCCAGGAATTTGCCGAACTGCGTTTCCAGGCCGGCAGACACCGCCTGCCCTTGGCGCGCCGCATCCTGATCACTCATGCCGGGCTGAGCCTGTACGTTGATTGGTGCGTTGAACACGATTTGTGTAGGACCGCTCGGCGCAGAATCAGCGCCGCCGCCAATCATTGCCGCGCGCCCGTTGCCAAGTGACTCCAGGCTGCCCACGCCGATCTGGGCTTGTGGCTGTGCGCCACTCAGGCTGTTGTCGATCCTGGACAGCATTGCATCAAGCTTCGCGCTGGTTTGAGCAGTAGTTACACGCTCGCCCTTTTGCAGAAACCAACTGCCATCTTCGGGAACCGAATCGATACCGTCGTGCGCCATACCCGCCAGCGCGGTCATGCCCACCGCCGATGCCAGGGGGCCGGTGACGGTAAGCGCCGCCGCCATTGCCGCCGGCGCGGCTGCTGGACCAATGATCGGAATTGCCGCAGTCGAGGCGTAAGCGTTCAGGCCAGCCTGCAAGGACATAGCCTGAGCATTGGCACCCAACGTAGTGGCGGCGCCAGCCTGAGTTGTTTTGCCCACCAGCAACTGCACGCCCTGGTAGATCAGCCACTGCGCCGCCATA
It encodes:
- a CDS encoding host specificity protein J gives rise to the protein MSAVAKKACRAAPRKRRAVIGGKGGQAKQKQPSIASNSVPSISTARITYLWSWGPIVGPVDGLRSVKLNGTPVQAPDGTINYPTVKWQFRPGELNQTRLEGIAESSNEIDVKTELVYGTPWLHTITNSVIDAVRLRLSWPALRSQDSSGNISGVRIDYAVDISTDNGPYVQVLASAVDRKNVTEYERAHRIELPAGSRWTIRVRRLTPNANSDLVVDQMIVKAIAEVVDSDQEYPLTSVGCIEYDAQTFGGDIAKIAVLMRGRIIRVPANYDAATRTYATAGTGTSNGIWDGTFKEAYTNNPAFIFYDLVLHPYYGLGDRIDATMIDRWALYRIAQYCDQMIPDGKGGQEPRFTCNLYFQKQAEAYAVLQDLASIFHGLAYWDGSQIVVNADMPGDPVYTYNQTQILNSGAIKYEGTRARDRHSLYTVSWDNPDQGFETDKEPVFDDEAMVELGGIVRETSIDAIGCTSLGQAQRAGQWAALTEKLQTQGAVFRVGLDGDIPKPGQVIAVADPMLVGRNNGGRISAAAGRVVTLDRDTVVPVGARLMVNLPSGKSEGRVVKSVSGRDVTLMADFSEQPQAEAGWILDYEDLKLMQFYVRNVTRPEWHQFQFEVIQHDPSKFDAIDNGAVVDIRPITGIPAGSQEAPARVMLSQNVVIEQGIAVTVMSIAWDAAPGAVAYDVEWKWGAREWITVPRTAELMVDVRGIYSGQYMARVRAVSALNVSSIPTASALTNLEGKVGLPPAVAFLSTTSELFGIGIKWGFPAGAEDTQRTELWYGPANDLAAATKLADLAYPQADYSMQALKAGAQFFFWARLVDRTGNVGPFYPHGNGVMGQASADAAPVLELIAGQIGRTELGQDINDEIDKIPGLQAQIDALDGLSAYDPESVYLEGDLVVVGKRIYQATQLVPVDTSPPNAAYWVDVGQVLVTANGLARQVEINTTIITELDGAVMAQASSLQALQSAYRDDTGEGDLADALQGYNASASFAQEVKTRASQNAAMVQRQTELTAEVGEVSGSVSELESVVVTDREATSQAIQQVRAEIGETSAAVQVVSQAQADTDGKFSTMYSVKMQVNADGQLVAAGFGLGIEQDEEGVLQSQFLVSADRFSIVSTLSGGQAFTPFTVDNGQVFMRSTFIQDGSITMLKIGQALESDNYVAGVQGWRLDKAGNLEFNGPAPGGGRLTMTNRAIKVYDENNVKRVQLGDLTA
- a CDS encoding tail assembly protein, whose protein sequence is MTMRTIKLGGVLGKKFGREYRLDLYGIHDATAALCAMKPGFEKFMRTAHERGMVFAVFVDERNVSEQELELVGRTEGDIRIQPIIQGSKQAGMFQTLLGVVLIVAGLVSGGSTTTLGMGLLAAGAAVGLGGVVQMLSPTTKANAEGKNDDGNNPSYGFGGAVTTIAQGNPYPLLYGEREIGGAVESGGIYTQDNI
- a CDS encoding C40 family peptidase, with product MRINQKLQDEVRAHAERAYPAEACGVLIKSASGREYVPCGNLATTPREHFQIDHKDMARAEDRGEVLAIIHSHPDKAPAPSMADRVSCELHELPWGIVGWPGGDFEWFKPSGFQAPLLGRDFSHGLLDCWAACRDWYAREAGLQLPNFERSDLWWEQKDGPSLYEDNFAATGFYQVNEARRGDMLVLQIPTPGRECYFPNHAVIYLGDEPALISEPAPKLGGSGPFIYHHMPGRLAVREIYGWSMANRVKLILRHKDYRP
- a CDS encoding phage minor tail protein L; protein product: MNYNTDIQKLEPGNQIRLYELDATRLGGLLWRFHGHAHEGDIIWQGQLYSPLQIEAKGFDIRGDGRPATPTLQVDDELGGVRGAITALCFQFRDLAGARVKVIETFRHFLDAANFPDGNPEASNQSKTNLWFIEQKTEALPSISVTFSLSSPTDMEGQMLPSQQITKLCRWACRGGYRQEACAYTGTAMFDKKNQPTDNPALDRCGGWWSSCKLRGNTRRFGGSMGASLIASSR
- a CDS encoding phage tail protein, translated to MAETFTFDVEVGTDGDISQRTWENEFGDGMVQAGGIGLNTKSQVWNLVHTGENLPGEELPELLAFLDRHEGYKAFRYAPPGEPEGWYRTNGYKKKALGEEIYTVTFTVKQVFNPRP